The Fusibacter sp. A1 DNA segment ATTTGAAGTACAGCATCGATCCCTTCAAACGCCCCCCTGTCTATCATGTCCACTTTTCTACCGACCGTTTCTTCTGACGGTGTGCCAAGTACGACCACAGTTCCTTTAAAATCTTCCTGCAGCTCCTTTAGCACAACAGCTGTTCCGATAGTCGATGCGGCGATCCAGTTATGGCCGCATGCATGTGCCGGTCTTTTATCTTCGTAATATCCCGGCAGAGCATCATACTCGGCAAGCAAGGCGATTGTCGGTCCGTCACCATTTGAGTACACTGCTTTAAATGCAGTGGGTAAGCCGCAGTAGCTTTCCTCCACCTCAAAACCATTCTTTTTCAGATAATCGGCTAGATATCTGGCGCTTTCAAATTCCTGATCACTTAACTCAGGATGATTGAATAGATGAATGGATAGTTCTTCAAAAGAACCGATATGCTCAACTGTGATGTTTTCAACTCTGTTTCGAATGGTCTGATTCATGGCGATTTGCCTCCTACTCTTAGATTGGACCGTAATTGATCATTACAGCGACACTCATGAAGATGACTTGAATCACCAACATGATGACAAATAGCGGTCCCATAAATTTATACCACTTATTTAGCGGAATACCCATCAGGCCGCACTCAACCGATACGATGGTAGGCCAGAAAAGGTTGGAAAATCCATCGCCGAACTGGAAGGCAAGTACTGCTGTCTGACGTGTCAAGCCGACAATATCTGCCACTGGAGCCATGATAGGCATCGATGTAGCTGCCTGACCGCTGCCTGATGGGATAATGAAGTTGATCAGGTTTTGAAGAAACAGCATTCCGAGTGCCGATACGTATGCACTGGATTCTACAAGTAATCCCGCAAGGCTATTTACCATTGTATCAATAATCATACCATCTGACATCACTAGAAGTACAGAACGCGACAGGCCGACCGCCAGTGCGCCAAATGCGATGCTCGCCGCTGCCTCTACAAAAATCTCAGAAATCTCATTAAGTCCCTTTTTATTGATAAATCCGATAACGATCATCAGGACTAAAAACAGCCCTGCAAGCTCATCGATATACCAACCAAGTTTTAAGGTTCCGACTACGATTAATAGGATGGATAAGCCAAATGCAAGCATGCTGATTTTATGTCTGTTTTCAAATTTTAAAGCCTTTAATTCATGAATGCTTAAATTATCTGTGAGGCTGAACTTCACATCCTTGACAATCGACAGCTCTGGATTCTTCTTGATTTTTCTGGCGTAGTTCATGGTGTAGGCGATGACTGCCGCTTGAAAAGCAATAAAAGCAAGCACTCTAAATCCAATTCCCGAGAACATCGGAACACCTGCTACTCCTTGAGCAACACCGATTGTGAACGGATTTGTGAAGGCGGCTGCAAACCCCGTGCCTATACCTACTATAACAATCGCCCCACCAACAATCGCATCATAACCAAGTGCTATGGCAATTCCTAAAAATGCAGGTATAAGTCCATAAATCTCTTCAAATAATCCGGCAGTCGCCCCTAAAATCCCGAAGAATATCATGAATACGGGAATAAGCAGTTCTACCTTATCTCCAATTTTTCTAAGTAGTGCTCCCACAGCAGCGTCTAATGAACCGCTCTTCAGTAGCATAAATACCATCGCATAAGCGAAGATGATGAAAAAGATGATATCCGCAGAATCTACCATTCCCTTTTGAATGTAGATAAACATGTCGAACAGGCCGATTGGATTGGATTCAACACTATGATAAGATCCCTGAACCACTATTTCCCTATCGGTCACCGGATCCAGCACCCTATCGAACTCACCTGCCGGAACCAGATGAGTGAGAATTACTGCAAATAGGATGATCATTCCCAAAATCACAAACGTATGCGGCACTTCCAGTTTAAAGCGTTTTTTTGCCTTACCCCCTTTTTCAGTTTCGTCTGTCTGTTCAATAACCTGTGTTTTTTTCAAACTCATTTTCATACCTCCCCTAGATTTGAATGTGTTTCATCAGGAGATACTGCAAGAAGCTTGCCAAATGGATTTTTCATAATATTTCGCAGCTACCTACCTGAAAAGCCCTTTTGCACTATCTGATAAGTCATCTGCGACTTAAATGATTCAAAATTGACTTATGCGAGTGACTTAAAACTTATCTTGCATCCATTTTACCTTCGCAAGTACCCGTCCGTAACTTGGTATACTTCTTGCAGTATAGAAAGTAAAACTCAACCCACCATAAGGAGTAAGGCAAATGAATCAATTTATAAAAGGATACGCATATATAGTTTTGGCCGGTTTATTCTGGAGTTCTACAGGTCTATTCGCTTCTTTGCTGTTGAAAACTGGGGTTTCATCTTTTGAAATCGCTTTTTACAGGTTAGCGATCGGATCCCTATTCATGGGAATCTATATCCTTATTTTTAATCCCGAGGCATTCAAGATTACCTGGAAAGGACTTATTTTAACAGCTGGAATCGGAATTATCTGTCATGGCGGATTCAATATGGCTTTTTTTACTGCTGTAGATATGACTGGAGTGATCATAGCTACTATTTTGCTATATCTGGCTCCACTAATGCTGCTTGGCCTCTCAGTACGCTTTTTCAACGAAACGCTGACCAGTCAAAAGATAGGCGCAGTTGTCCTGGCGGTCTTAGGCAGTATTCTGGCAATTACAGGAGGAATAGTCACTGGATTGTCTGTCCCCATTATCGGTCTACTGATGGGTGCGCTTGCAGCCCTTGCTTACGCGCTGATCAGCGTCTTCAGCAAGGCTGTACTGAGTCACTTCAAAGTGGAGACGGTGCTCTTTTACAGCTTCATCTTTGGTTCGCTCACCGTGCTTCCCTTTCTATCGCTCGGTCACCTTTCGCTGCCGCTCATGAATGCAAAAGGCCTGATGCTTGTTTTCAGTATCGGACTCTTATCTGCATGCATACCCTATCTCTTTTACGTGCACGGCATCGCGACGGGGCTTGACCTTTCTAAGGTCGGGATCTTGAGCATGGTGGAGCTGATATTTTCAATCGGATGGTCCTTGCTTTTTTTAGGCGAGCTTTTGAACCCTATAAAGGCCTTTGGCATTGCCCTAATCTGCCTGAGCATCTATCTGGTCAACAAGCCCCAAATAAACGTCCTTGCCACTTGAATGTGTCACATGTAAAGCCTATAATAAATCTAGACAAAGATTGTGAGGTTACTCTATGGAATCAGTACTCGAAAGGTTTCTCAGATACGTAAAATACGATACAAGATCGCTTGAATATCAGAATCAGATTCCGAGCACTACAGGACAGCTTGTTTTAGCGAAGCTTCTTGTCGACGAGCTTAAGTCGCTTGGAGTCGAAAATGCCACCATTGATACGCTGGGGTTTGTTATAGGTACCTACCCTTCAAACTGTCATGTTCCAGTTCCTTCAGTGGCTTTTTTCTCTCATCTGGATACGTCACCTGAGTTCAACGGTACAAACGTATCTCCTCAGCTTGTCAAAAGTTATGACGGTGGAGATATCATACTCAATGAAGGCTGGGATATCACGCTTTCACCTAAAATGTTTCCCGAACTTCTTGACTATATAGGTCAGGATATCGTCACCACAGACGGCACATCCTTACTCGGCGCAGACGCTAAGGCAGGAATCGCTGAAATAATGACACTGATCGCAATACTGAGGAAAAGTCCTGAAATAAAGCACGGCGATATACACATCGTATTCACACCTGATGAAGAGCTTGCAATCAGCGGGATTTATCATTTTTCAAACAGTGACTTCTCAACTGATTTTGCCTACATCATCGATGGAAACGGAATTGGAGAGTTAAGCTTTGAGAACTTCAACGCCTCTGTGGCGAAGGTCTCCTTCACAGGAAAATCCATTCATCCTGGTCAGGCAAACAAAAAAATGATCAACGCCATCCATGTGATGAACGACTTTATCAATTTGCTGCCTTCTCACGAAAGACCGGAGCATACGCATGACTATGAGGGGTTTTATTTTCTTGAATCCGTAAAAGCGGATGTGGAAGAAGCTGTCTTATCGCTTGATATCAGGGATTTCAGACAAGACGGACTTGAAGATAAGAAAAAATACCTATACGGAATTGCAGGTCTTTTGAATAAGAAATATCAGTTCAATGTGGTGGAAGTACAAGTTCAGGATAGTTATAAGAACATCGGTGAATCCATC contains these protein-coding regions:
- a CDS encoding DMT family transporter; translated protein: MNQFIKGYAYIVLAGLFWSSTGLFASLLLKTGVSSFEIAFYRLAIGSLFMGIYILIFNPEAFKITWKGLILTAGIGIICHGGFNMAFFTAVDMTGVIIATILLYLAPLMLLGLSVRFFNETLTSQKIGAVVLAVLGSILAITGGIVTGLSVPIIGLLMGALAALAYALISVFSKAVLSHFKVETVLFYSFIFGSLTVLPFLSLGHLSLPLMNAKGLMLVFSIGLLSACIPYLFYVHGIATGLDLSKVGILSMVELIFSIGWSLLFLGELLNPIKAFGIALICLSIYLVNKPQINVLAT
- the pepT gene encoding peptidase T, with amino-acid sequence MESVLERFLRYVKYDTRSLEYQNQIPSTTGQLVLAKLLVDELKSLGVENATIDTLGFVIGTYPSNCHVPVPSVAFFSHLDTSPEFNGTNVSPQLVKSYDGGDIILNEGWDITLSPKMFPELLDYIGQDIVTTDGTSLLGADAKAGIAEIMTLIAILRKSPEIKHGDIHIVFTPDEELAISGIYHFSNSDFSTDFAYIIDGNGIGELSFENFNASVAKVSFTGKSIHPGQANKKMINAIHVMNDFINLLPSHERPEHTHDYEGFYFLESVKADVEEAVLSLDIRDFRQDGLEDKKKYLYGIAGLLNKKYQFNVVEVQVQDSYKNIGESIGIQHESVQLAMKAMKNIGLKPKVVPHRGGHDGTALYEKGIIAPNLFVGVHNEHGKYEFIPVQSMEKSVSTLLEITSLLAKK
- a CDS encoding YfcC family protein, whose product is MSLKKTQVIEQTDETEKGGKAKKRFKLEVPHTFVILGMIILFAVILTHLVPAGEFDRVLDPVTDREIVVQGSYHSVESNPIGLFDMFIYIQKGMVDSADIIFFIIFAYAMVFMLLKSGSLDAAVGALLRKIGDKVELLIPVFMIFFGILGATAGLFEEIYGLIPAFLGIAIALGYDAIVGGAIVIVGIGTGFAAAFTNPFTIGVAQGVAGVPMFSGIGFRVLAFIAFQAAVIAYTMNYARKIKKNPELSIVKDVKFSLTDNLSIHELKALKFENRHKISMLAFGLSILLIVVGTLKLGWYIDELAGLFLVLMIVIGFINKKGLNEISEIFVEAAASIAFGALAVGLSRSVLLVMSDGMIIDTMVNSLAGLLVESSAYVSALGMLFLQNLINFIIPSGSGQAATSMPIMAPVADIVGLTRQTAVLAFQFGDGFSNLFWPTIVSVECGLMGIPLNKWYKFMGPLFVIMLVIQVIFMSVAVMINYGPI